The Pseudomonadota bacterium genome includes the window GGTATCAAGAGCACCGGTCGGTTCATCAGCAAGAATAATTGCCGGTTTTCCTACCAGTGCCCGTGCAATTGCAACCCTTTGTTGCTGACCTCCTGAAAGTTCGTTAGGTTTATGATTTGCCCACTTATCCATTTCAACCTTCTTGAGGTATTCCATTGATTGTTCTTTAATCTCGCTTTTTTTAAGACCCCGATATATGAGCGGGATACCGACATTCTCAACAGCAGTTTTCCGTGGAAGAAGATTATACGATTGAAAGACAAAACCAATCTTCTTATTCCTCAATGTTGAAATCACTCTGTCATCATCATAGGTTATCCGTGTATCTTCAATAAAATACGATCCTGATGTAGGTTTATCAAGGAGACCCATTGTATTCATCAACGTTGATTTTCCACTACCTGACGGCCCTATGATGGCAAAAAGTTCCCCTTTATCTATTGTTATGGAAATGCCTCTGAGAACTTCCACCTCTTCAGGTCCGATCTTATATGTCTTATGTATATCGATTAATCGAAGCACGAATCATTCCTCAATCAGCACCTCATCGCCTTCTTTTATACCGTTGATAATTTCCACTAAATCCGGGGTAGTAATGCCGGTCTCAACTTTTACTTTTTTTGTCTGCCCTGTCCCCTTATCTTTCACAGTTAGAAAATAATTCCCGCCCTCCTCTGCAACCGCCTTGACAGGAACGGCAAGAGCATCAGTTTTTGAGTAGGTCAATATTTTAACATCAGCAGACATACCAAGGCGTATCTTTTCATTCACCGATTGGGACATCCCCTTGAGACGGATTTTTTCTGTGACTGATTGCGGAAGTCCGTCGAGAACAACAACCACTCTGAAGGAAGGAGGACCTTTCTGTGCCTCATCCTGTGTTGCCTGTGATGATATGCCGGATACCTTCCCTTTAAGCATTATGCCGGGGAAGGCATTTCCTGTTACTGTAACATCCTGACCGTTTTTTACTTTCAGCACTTCCATTTCATCTACATCAACGTGAACGGAAAGGTTCTCGATATTTCCTATTGTGACAAGTGTCTCTCCGCGGGTGAAGGAAACGCCTTTATCAATCCTTTTATCTTTTTTGTCTTTATCTCCGGAAGAAGGCAGGACAACAACACCATCCAAGGGCGCAGTCACATTCGCCCGATCAAGTTGTTTTTTTAATTCATCAAATTTTATTTTAGCGCTTTTCATATCCAGTGCAGCTACTTCAAGATAATTCCCGGTTCCTTTTGTCCTTGCGTTTTTCAATTCATCAACTGCATTATCATAGTCAAGTTTGGAACTTGAATATTGTTGTCTTGCATTTTCATACTCTGTTTCGGAAACAATTCCTTCTTTAAACAGACCTTCGGTAGCCTGAAAAGTCTTTTTTTGAGCTTCCAAGATCATATTCGATCTGGAAAGGGAGCGCTTAGCCTTCATTACGTCATCACTGTTTTCCCAGTCCCGCATATTTTTTACTTTGTCGGCTGCCTTTATGTAGTCTGTCTTTGCCCCGTCATATTTAACCTCAATATCTGATATATCCAGTTCTAACAGTGGCTGACCTCTTTTCACATATTCTCCGTACTGAAAGTGTTTGCCTTTTACAATCCCATCAAAGGGGCATACTATATTTACTGCTTCGCCGGGTTTTAAGGTTCCTTCCAGGGCGATACTTTCCGATATCGGTCCGGACTTTACTGCATGTGTTGTCACAGATGATCCTTTCTTCCTTCCGACTGCACTTTTATTGGCATGACTTCCGGCGTGGTGTATTCTCTTCCATTCATACAAACCGGCCGCAACAAATACCAGAATAATAAAAAATGTAACAAAAAGGCGTATCTTATGTGCCTTTTTCAAATCATCCCTGATGTTGTTGCATTCATGTTCAATTTCAAGAT containing:
- a CDS encoding ABC transporter ATP-binding protein produces the protein MLRLIDIHKTYKIGPEEVEVLRGISITIDKGELFAIIGPSGSGKSTLMNTMGLLDKPTSGSYFIEDTRITYDDDRVISTLRNKKIGFVFQSYNLLPRKTAVENVGIPLIYRGLKKSEIKEQSMEYLKKVEMDKWANHKPNELSGGQQQRVAIARALVGKPAIILADEPTGALDTHTGQEILAFFKKMNEEEGITFVIITHDLGIAKQCERMTELRDGIIIDSQGMANRK
- a CDS encoding efflux RND transporter periplasmic adaptor subunit, translated to MIRESDDSMTETDQPGNVHTSSLREVIERHENLRKAYLEIEHECNNIRDDLKKAHKIRLFVTFFIILVFVAAGLYEWKRIHHAGSHANKSAVGRKKGSSVTTHAVKSGPISESIALEGTLKPGEAVNIVCPFDGIVKGKHFQYGEYVKRGQPLLELDISDIEVKYDGAKTDYIKAADKVKNMRDWENSDDVMKAKRSLSRSNMILEAQKKTFQATEGLFKEGIVSETEYENARQQYSSSKLDYDNAVDELKNARTKGTGNYLEVAALDMKSAKIKFDELKKQLDRANVTAPLDGVVVLPSSGDKDKKDKRIDKGVSFTRGETLVTIGNIENLSVHVDVDEMEVLKVKNGQDVTVTGNAFPGIMLKGKVSGISSQATQDEAQKGPPSFRVVVVLDGLPQSVTEKIRLKGMSQSVNEKIRLGMSADVKILTYSKTDALAVPVKAVAEEGGNYFLTVKDKGTGQTKKVKVETGITTPDLVEIINGIKEGDEVLIEE